The following are encoded together in the Acaryochloris thomasi RCC1774 genome:
- the rplI gene encoding 50S ribosomal protein L9, which produces MAKRIQLLLNQDVKKLGTSGQLVEVAPGYARNYLIPQGMGVRVTKGVLKQIEFRKAEEVKRIAALKAGAEKQKTALETIGVFSIKEKAGEEDMLFGRVTAIDIADLVQNTSGIELDRRELDIPEIRKLGTYNVDLKLHPEVTATVKIEVLPD; this is translated from the coding sequence ATGGCAAAACGAATACAGCTCCTCCTCAATCAAGATGTCAAAAAACTTGGCACATCCGGTCAACTGGTCGAGGTAGCCCCCGGTTATGCCCGCAACTACCTGATTCCTCAGGGGATGGGGGTTCGTGTCACCAAGGGTGTCCTCAAGCAAATCGAATTCCGCAAAGCCGAAGAAGTGAAGCGCATTGCCGCCCTTAAAGCCGGTGCCGAGAAGCAAAAAACAGCCCTAGAGACCATTGGCGTCTTCAGCATTAAAGAGAAAGCGGGCGAAGAAGACATGCTCTTTGGCCGTGTCACAGCCATCGATATCGCTGATCTTGTTCAAAACACCAGCGGCATCGAACTCGACCGACGTGAGCTAGACATCCCTGAGATTCGCAAGCTAGGCACCTATAACGTTGACCTGAAGCTACACCCAGAAGTCACCGCCACAGTTAAGATC
- a CDS encoding Uma2 family endonuclease produces the protein MNTVTLTLEPLVQLTDQQFLKLCHANPDAKLERTASGELVVMPPTGGESGHRNRRLTQQLGNWTDQDGTGESFDSSTMFRLPNGAFRSPDAAWIPLAKWNVLTLEERRTFPPLCPDFVIELRSPSDTLRPLQDKMQEYIDNGTRLGWLLNPQDRQVEIFRQGQQKEVLSSPHQLDGENILHGFVLKLQRIF, from the coding sequence ATGAACACAGTCACACTGACCCTAGAACCACTTGTCCAACTGACTGACCAACAATTCCTCAAGCTTTGTCATGCCAATCCAGACGCCAAACTTGAACGCACTGCCAGTGGTGAATTAGTTGTTATGCCACCCACAGGCGGAGAAAGCGGACATCGCAATCGCAGACTAACTCAGCAGCTCGGCAACTGGACTGACCAAGACGGCACCGGGGAGTCCTTCGATTCCAGCACTATGTTTCGTTTGCCCAATGGAGCCTTTCGTTCACCTGATGCCGCCTGGATTCCACTGGCAAAGTGGAATGTCCTGACACTTGAAGAACGCAGAACCTTCCCGCCCCTATGCCCAGACTTTGTTATTGAACTGAGATCACCTAGCGACACACTCCGCCCCCTGCAAGACAAAATGCAGGAATATATCGATAACGGCACCCGCCTCGGCTGGCTCCTCAACCCTCAAGATCGACAAGTAGAGATTTTTAGACAGGGGCAACAGAAAGAAGTGCTGTCTTCGCCACATCAGCTTGACGGAGAGAATATCCTGCACGGCTTTGTTCTAAAGCTACAGCGAATCTTTTAA
- a CDS encoding HNH endonuclease: MDKTPRIPIPVGVRSYVLARDGHQCQSCSQSHVPLEVDHIIPLAKGGPNDISNLHTLCQRCNRKKCDRIDPQFQRRYL; the protein is encoded by the coding sequence ATGGATAAAACACCTCGCATTCCTATCCCTGTAGGTGTCAGAAGTTATGTCCTGGCTAGAGATGGTCACCAATGTCAGAGCTGCAGCCAATCACACGTTCCCTTAGAAGTGGATCACATCATTCCGTTGGCGAAGGGTGGCCCCAACGATATCAGCAATCTGCATACGCTTTGTCAGCGCTGCAACCGTAAGAAATGCGATCGCATCGACCCACAATTTCAGCGGCGCTATCTTTAG
- a CDS encoding KGK domain-containing protein produces the protein MQKNSVILSSCDVISPIGETKSLPYTFKAKELLIDLKDGWARSNQEKLVFSEGFSCHVLRPNGEGWQTGKFRVVIEFCPDSPEEATDEPAAEQASSTESPLDALRQETTQVNGHG, from the coding sequence ATGCAAAAAAATTCTGTCATTCTTTCTAGCTGTGATGTAATTTCGCCCATCGGAGAAACAAAGAGTCTACCTTACACCTTTAAAGCGAAGGAACTATTGATTGACTTGAAAGATGGATGGGCCAGAAGTAATCAAGAGAAGCTAGTATTCAGCGAAGGATTTAGCTGTCATGTATTAAGACCAAATGGTGAAGGTTGGCAAACTGGCAAATTTCGGGTTGTCATCGAGTTTTGTCCAGATTCACCAGAAGAGGCAACTGACGAACCAGCTGCGGAACAAGCATCAAGCACAGAATCTCCTTTAGATGCACTGAGGCAAGAAACGACTCAAGTAAATGGTCACGGGTAG
- a CDS encoding KGK domain-containing protein, with translation MNYSNPKFKPFNDEGTAVSISSNMFKQKELMQYALTAFQDHGLNQLGKMIWDEGRGKFPIDKPENYREAWFTDGLDCEILEPSSQGWQKGKVRFKVTLEFYPDEPEMNESGLDALREPSSYQNQ, from the coding sequence ATGAACTACTCCAATCCAAAATTTAAACCCTTTAATGACGAGGGTACAGCCGTTTCGATTAGCTCTAATATGTTCAAGCAAAAAGAGCTAATGCAATATGCGTTAACGGCTTTCCAAGACCACGGATTGAATCAACTAGGCAAAATGATCTGGGATGAGGGCCGTGGCAAGTTCCCGATTGACAAACCAGAAAATTATCGTGAAGCATGGTTTACCGATGGTTTAGACTGCGAAATTCTTGAACCGAGTTCTCAGGGCTGGCAGAAAGGCAAGGTGAGATTCAAAGTTACGCTTGAGTTTTATCCAGACGAGCCAGAAATGAATGAATCAGGACTAGACGCTCTTAGAGAACCTAGCAGCTATCAGAACCAGTAA
- a CDS encoding KGK domain-containing protein — MNNSDIQFESLNDSDTTVISMQSNLLKPTELKEFTLEAFRTKGLERLGQIVEERGQGKFPANAGKTWFEKGLECELLSANSQG; from the coding sequence ATGAACAACTCAGACATTCAATTTGAATCCCTAAACGATAGCGATACAACCGTTATCTCGATGCAATCAAATCTGTTGAAACCGACAGAACTCAAGGAATTTACCCTAGAAGCTTTTAGAACTAAAGGGCTGGAAAGATTAGGGCAAATTGTTGAAGAAAGAGGGCAGGGAAAATTTCCCGCTAATGCAGGTAAGACTTGGTTTGAGAAAGGTCTTGAGTGCGAGCTTCTAAGCGCTAACTCTCAGGGCTAG
- a CDS encoding dynamin family protein produces the protein MTQSVDTNLNLQDQVHQLLELAYQEPDLHSQDVSAIQSSLRKAVSPTFEIVFAGAFSAGKSMLINALLERKLLYSAEGHATGTECQIAYAEQGQERVILTFLSHVEIFEQARLLIQSLGFMIDGTVVGDLKSVQATCQQVIQEEGGESRSDRAKRASALDLLIEGYMHNENYIQPEANATYPMEHFSFSTLQEAAGYARRGANSAVLKRIEYYCHDELLKDGNVLIDTPGIDAPVKKDAELTYDRIRDPDTSAVVCVLKPAETGELTTEETELLETVRSNPGIRNRVFYTFNRIDKTWYNPQLRQRLESILHKQFQNSDRVYQTSGLLGFYGSQIRKTDRSNRFGLDTLFAEEIKGSSAQEEAPLFVTEFNNYCATSGKLIGSPFRPEARGYERPNENYVRILTENGTPLIEQLVKDSGVENFRSAITRYLTEEKRPQLFAALVDDLSPLCQGLRQTYIETWQHFDSQPRNVEAIQEKELRQINPILKKIGDALQTHLEQELTQIAASKNNQAFEGSFIKLQSRMVKQLDELLSSFLVASVHEQAQATHKRHAVVPLLGILAEAFYYLADGLEETLVDASQELVVCFFQHLKEKIQQQDYYSELLRVLGSDSGIEQQLTKLQEQACHAIRNEAKVECDRYVREQPDFYAEGTVSVWQLRQTLQQACGGYDYQSMVDAEPAIRQLLKLDFEQKVQKTVMTAFRPTVNTTLINHLLPVAQELADSILQQQQKARLYLAKTLAAEAEETLKENQRRQEAVRQKIEVYNQSITSVKQSLGIMPLGEQSQKLPEIQESDLALVPAMTASLGDIEPELSLNGVEASPAVISELVTTGQNGWQNSR, from the coding sequence ATGACTCAATCTGTTGATACGAATCTGAACCTCCAAGATCAAGTCCATCAGCTTTTAGAGCTAGCCTATCAAGAGCCAGATTTACACTCACAGGATGTTTCCGCAATTCAAAGCTCACTCCGCAAAGCTGTGTCGCCCACCTTTGAGATTGTGTTTGCAGGCGCTTTTAGTGCTGGGAAGTCAATGCTAATCAACGCTTTGCTAGAGCGCAAGTTGCTCTACAGCGCGGAAGGGCACGCAACGGGGACAGAATGCCAGATTGCCTACGCTGAGCAGGGACAAGAGCGAGTAATCCTTACTTTTCTGAGTCACGTTGAAATCTTTGAACAGGCTCGACTCCTCATTCAGAGTCTAGGCTTTATGATCGATGGCACCGTTGTAGGAGATCTCAAAAGCGTACAAGCAACCTGCCAACAAGTCATTCAAGAAGAAGGCGGAGAAAGTCGTTCAGACAGAGCGAAACGCGCTTCTGCTTTAGACCTCTTAATTGAGGGATATATGCATAACGAAAACTATATCCAGCCAGAAGCGAATGCGACCTATCCGATGGAACATTTCAGTTTCTCAACGCTTCAGGAGGCAGCTGGCTATGCCCGTAGAGGAGCTAACAGTGCAGTTCTTAAGCGAATTGAGTACTACTGCCATGACGAATTACTGAAAGACGGCAACGTTCTGATTGACACGCCTGGAATTGATGCTCCGGTCAAAAAAGATGCTGAACTGACCTATGACAGGATCAGAGATCCAGATACGTCTGCTGTAGTCTGTGTCTTGAAGCCTGCTGAAACAGGGGAACTCACCACAGAAGAGACAGAGCTACTGGAAACGGTTCGCTCTAATCCTGGGATTCGCAATCGCGTTTTCTACACCTTCAACCGCATCGATAAGACTTGGTACAACCCTCAACTGCGCCAGCGCCTAGAATCGATTCTGCACAAACAGTTCCAGAATAGCGATCGCGTTTATCAAACCAGTGGTCTCTTAGGATTTTACGGTAGCCAGATTAGAAAGACAGATCGGAGCAATCGCTTTGGCCTCGACACGCTATTTGCAGAAGAGATTAAAGGAAGTAGCGCTCAAGAGGAAGCGCCCCTGTTCGTCACTGAATTCAATAACTACTGTGCCACTTCTGGCAAGCTGATCGGCAGTCCCTTCCGGCCAGAAGCGAGAGGCTACGAGCGCCCGAATGAAAATTACGTACGGATTCTCACAGAGAACGGCACCCCGCTGATTGAGCAATTGGTTAAAGACAGCGGCGTCGAAAACTTCCGCAGCGCGATCACCCGCTATCTAACGGAAGAGAAGCGACCTCAACTGTTTGCAGCGCTGGTTGATGATCTTTCACCGCTTTGCCAAGGTTTGCGCCAAACCTATATCGAGACTTGGCAGCACTTCGATAGCCAGCCCCGTAATGTGGAAGCGATTCAAGAAAAAGAACTCCGTCAAATTAATCCAATCCTTAAAAAGATTGGCGATGCTCTGCAAACGCATCTTGAGCAAGAACTCACCCAGATCGCAGCCAGCAAAAATAATCAGGCTTTTGAAGGCAGCTTCATCAAGCTTCAAAGCCGCATGGTGAAGCAGCTAGATGAGTTACTAAGCAGCTTTTTGGTTGCCAGTGTTCATGAACAGGCCCAAGCGACCCACAAGCGCCATGCTGTGGTGCCGTTGCTGGGCATCTTGGCAGAAGCCTTTTATTATCTAGCGGATGGTCTAGAAGAAACTTTAGTTGATGCATCGCAAGAGCTGGTCGTCTGTTTTTTCCAGCATCTGAAGGAAAAGATTCAGCAGCAGGACTATTACAGTGAACTGCTAAGAGTGCTAGGCAGCGATAGCGGCATTGAGCAACAACTCACAAAACTGCAGGAACAAGCCTGCCATGCCATTCGCAATGAAGCGAAGGTGGAGTGCGATCGCTATGTCCGTGAACAGCCCGATTTCTATGCTGAGGGTACCGTTTCAGTTTGGCAGCTTCGGCAAACCCTGCAGCAAGCCTGCGGTGGCTATGACTACCAAAGCATGGTAGATGCTGAGCCTGCCATTCGACAACTACTGAAGCTAGATTTTGAGCAAAAGGTACAAAAAACAGTGATGACCGCTTTTCGGCCAACGGTGAATACGACCTTGATCAATCATCTGTTACCAGTTGCTCAGGAACTGGCCGATAGTATTCTGCAGCAGCAACAAAAGGCCCGTCTTTATTTGGCAAAAACGTTGGCGGCAGAAGCTGAAGAAACACTCAAAGAAAATCAGCGGAGGCAAGAGGCGGTCCGTCAAAAGATTGAGGTCTACAACCAGTCCATCACCAGCGTTAAACAGTCTCTGGGAATCATGCCGCTCGGAGAACAAAGCCAAAAGCTGCCCGAAATTCAGGAGTCAGATTTAGCGTTAGTTCCTGCAATGACTGCTTCTTTAGGTGACATCGAGCCGGAACTATCACTCAATGGCGTAGAAGCCTCACCGGCTGTCATTTCAGAGTTGGTGACTACGGGACAAAACGGCTGGCAGAACTCAAGATAG
- a CDS encoding ribbon-helix-helix protein, CopG family, translated as MLTVRLNEETERQLAELLAHETNANRSDLIKRLIRERWLSLQLGKTIVERRGGHPQHLLTDASPDRSERSNRKQAIANYLQNRHS; from the coding sequence ATGCTTACGGTCAGACTCAATGAAGAAACTGAACGACAGCTTGCTGAGCTGTTAGCTCATGAGACGAATGCTAATCGCAGCGACCTGATTAAACGGCTCATTCGTGAGCGCTGGCTGAGCTTGCAACTGGGTAAGACAATCGTGGAGCGGCGAGGTGGACATCCTCAGCATCTCTTAACGGATGCGTCGCCAGATCGCTCTGAACGCTCCAATCGAAAGCAAGCGATCGCAAACTATTTACAAAATCGCCATTCGTGA
- a CDS encoding type II toxin-antitoxin system VapC family toxin: protein MTYHPVILIDSGILFAYYSASDHHHVSVCTFFEQCTSRLLTTPSYITEVMWLLSAQWQTQNEFLLDVAKEIYECATLLPQDFCRIAELNAQYADLPGDFADLTLVALSERLDISAIATLDSDFNLYRRYRKQPFDRVFLPEYS, encoded by the coding sequence GTGACCTATCACCCGGTCATCTTGATCGACAGCGGTATTTTGTTCGCGTACTATAGCGCCAGCGATCATCATCATGTGTCTGTGTGTACCTTTTTTGAGCAATGCACTAGCCGGTTACTGACAACGCCAAGCTACATCACTGAAGTGATGTGGCTGCTGAGTGCCCAGTGGCAAACCCAGAATGAATTCTTGCTCGATGTTGCGAAGGAAATTTATGAGTGTGCAACGCTACTCCCCCAGGACTTCTGTCGGATTGCGGAGCTGAATGCTCAGTATGCAGATCTACCGGGTGACTTTGCAGATTTAACTCTCGTTGCACTTTCTGAGCGCCTAGATATCTCTGCCATTGCAACGCTAGATAGCGATTTTAATCTGTACCGACGGTATCGAAAGCAGCCCTTCGATCGCGTATTTTTGCCAGAGTACTCATAG
- a CDS encoding DEAD/DEAH box helicase encodes MVAQTSKNTGFDQLHEQVQRWIYAQGWPGLRPIQDAAVSPILSRKSDVIITAATAGGKTEAAFLPVFSQLVTHPGKSIQVIGLSPLKALINDQHRRLAEIGEGLRIPVNAWHGDIASGKKKRVLENPAGVVLITPESLEALFVLRGTQLAELFKDLQYIVIDEMHSFIGSERGRQMQSLMHRVELVVGKRVMRVGLSATLGDMSLAAEFLRPGHGDGVQLIQSGGKDQDIKLQIRGYVKPAFEDDDDVDEVPKDEMDLQPSADAIAIAGDLFKALRGDKNLIFINSRRQVERYADLLRYMSIERRVPNEFLPHHGSLAKELRQEAEDALKAEDRPSNVICTMTLEMGIDVGSVKSIAQVGPPSSVASTCQRLGRSGRRAGESAIMRVYISEPEVTPSTPITNSLYFDLVQAIAIFTLLLEGWFEPPIIGRLQLSTLIQQLLSLIAQQSGVRPDQAWDFLCRTGPFAAVDQDIFMELLRTLGHHDLIQQSQDGLLLLGIKGEKQVNHYTFYTAFATQDEYHLVSDGRTLGSLPVRSPLVEGMFLIFAGRRWEVMSVDEHRGKVEVIGASSGKAPDFGGSSGFVHDRLRQTMYKIYLSDQIPGFLDETARDLLQTARQQFRDQGLHQTQALEDGRSTLLFPWRGSVITNTLFVQLLDRGLKVQNQGVTLKVNGLDGEGLRSHLLELLNQGPADPVELAAAVKNKRNDKYDRFLSDDLLCRNYAASHLDAQGAWSVLEELLESI; translated from the coding sequence ATGGTCGCCCAAACATCCAAAAACACCGGCTTTGACCAGCTCCACGAACAGGTTCAGCGCTGGATTTATGCCCAAGGCTGGCCGGGACTTCGACCGATCCAAGACGCCGCCGTCTCCCCGATTCTATCTCGCAAATCTGATGTAATCATCACCGCCGCTACCGCAGGGGGTAAAACTGAAGCCGCTTTTCTACCCGTCTTTTCTCAACTCGTCACCCATCCCGGTAAAAGTATCCAGGTCATTGGCCTAAGTCCCCTCAAGGCCCTCATCAACGACCAGCATCGACGGCTGGCAGAAATCGGAGAAGGCTTAAGGATTCCAGTCAACGCTTGGCATGGTGACATCGCCTCTGGGAAAAAGAAGCGCGTCCTAGAAAACCCTGCTGGAGTGGTTCTGATTACCCCTGAATCGTTAGAAGCTCTATTTGTACTCAGAGGCACGCAGCTTGCCGAGCTATTTAAAGATCTGCAGTACATCGTCATTGATGAAATGCATTCCTTCATTGGCTCTGAGCGAGGCCGACAGATGCAGTCCTTGATGCATCGGGTGGAGCTTGTTGTGGGTAAGCGGGTCATGCGCGTGGGCCTGAGTGCAACGCTGGGCGATATGTCCCTGGCTGCTGAGTTCTTACGGCCCGGTCATGGTGATGGCGTACAGCTCATTCAGTCAGGCGGCAAAGATCAGGACATCAAGCTACAGATCCGAGGGTATGTAAAGCCTGCGTTTGAAGATGACGACGATGTAGATGAAGTACCCAAGGATGAAATGGATCTGCAGCCTTCTGCGGATGCGATCGCAATTGCGGGTGATTTGTTCAAAGCTTTGCGGGGCGATAAAAACCTGATCTTCATCAACAGCCGTCGTCAGGTGGAGCGGTATGCCGATCTGCTGCGATATATGTCCATTGAGCGGCGGGTGCCCAATGAGTTTTTGCCCCACCACGGCAGTCTTGCTAAGGAGCTACGCCAAGAAGCGGAAGATGCCCTCAAAGCAGAAGATCGACCGTCCAATGTCATTTGTACAATGACGCTGGAAATGGGCATTGATGTGGGTTCGGTGAAGTCTATTGCTCAGGTGGGTCCGCCTAGCTCAGTGGCGAGTACCTGTCAGCGCTTGGGACGCTCAGGCCGACGGGCGGGGGAGTCTGCCATTATGCGGGTGTACATTTCAGAACCGGAGGTAACGCCCAGTACGCCGATTACGAACAGCCTGTATTTTGATTTGGTGCAGGCGATCGCAATCTTCACACTTTTGCTAGAAGGCTGGTTCGAGCCCCCCATCATCGGACGCCTGCAGCTCTCGACCCTCATTCAGCAGCTTCTGTCTTTGATTGCTCAGCAAAGCGGCGTCAGACCGGACCAGGCTTGGGACTTCCTCTGTCGTACAGGCCCCTTTGCCGCCGTCGATCAAGATATCTTTATGGAGCTGCTGCGGACCCTCGGCCACCACGATCTGATCCAGCAAAGTCAGGATGGCTTGCTTCTACTCGGTATAAAAGGCGAAAAACAGGTTAATCACTATACGTTTTATACAGCGTTCGCCACCCAAGACGAATACCACCTAGTCTCAGATGGCCGAACTCTAGGTTCCTTGCCGGTTCGGTCGCCTTTGGTCGAGGGAATGTTTCTGATTTTTGCCGGTCGCCGTTGGGAAGTGATGAGCGTCGATGAACACCGAGGCAAAGTTGAAGTGATCGGAGCCTCCTCCGGTAAAGCCCCAGATTTTGGAGGTTCTAGCGGTTTTGTACATGATAGATTGCGTCAAACCATGTATAAAATCTATCTCTCGGATCAGATTCCAGGGTTTCTAGATGAAACGGCCCGTGATTTGCTGCAGACGGCGCGGCAGCAGTTTCGCGACCAGGGCCTGCATCAGACTCAGGCCCTGGAAGATGGCCGTAGTACTTTGCTATTCCCTTGGCGGGGGAGCGTGATTACGAACACGTTGTTTGTACAGCTATTGGATCGAGGATTGAAGGTGCAGAACCAAGGGGTGACGCTGAAGGTAAATGGTCTGGATGGGGAAGGGTTGCGATCTCATCTCTTAGAGCTCCTCAACCAAGGCCCCGCTGATCCAGTGGAGCTAGCGGCAGCCGTCAAAAACAAACGCAACGATAAGTACGACCGCTTTCTCAGTGACGACCTGCTCTGTCGCAACTACGCCGCCAGCCACCTCGATGCCCAAGGGGCCTGGAGTGTGCTAGAGGAATTATTGGAATCGATCTAA
- a CDS encoding class I SAM-dependent methyltransferase, with product MDKEKLMGLISSYSGRELEQRKSWYSPAAEAYNQARPSYPQAVIEQVIEIAQLSRESKLLEVGCGPGTATLSFAALKCPMLCLEPNPDFYRLAVNNCQNYSQIELQNTSFEEWDLQAEQFDAVVAASSFHWIPAEVGYQKAAQALKPGGSLILLWNKELQPSQAVHQHFSRIYAAHAPELDRYEDKPTQLKILDNLGQIALDSGHFDKISPGYVEVSVIHTAEQYLTLLQTYSPYLKLESQRRDALFQELRGYIERHLDGRLPLSHLSAFHIAQKR from the coding sequence ATGGATAAAGAAAAACTGATGGGCCTGATCAGCAGCTACTCGGGTAGAGAATTAGAGCAGCGAAAGAGCTGGTATTCTCCGGCGGCAGAGGCTTATAACCAAGCAAGGCCCAGCTATCCGCAGGCTGTAATTGAGCAGGTCATTGAGATCGCCCAGTTGTCTAGAGAGTCTAAGCTTCTAGAAGTAGGCTGTGGCCCCGGCACCGCCACGTTGAGTTTTGCAGCCCTGAAATGTCCGATGCTCTGCTTGGAGCCGAATCCTGACTTCTATCGGCTGGCAGTCAATAACTGCCAGAACTATTCGCAAATCGAGCTTCAGAACACATCATTTGAGGAATGGGATTTACAAGCAGAGCAGTTCGACGCGGTTGTGGCCGCTAGCTCCTTTCACTGGATTCCGGCAGAGGTGGGTTATCAGAAGGCGGCCCAGGCCCTCAAACCCGGTGGCTCTCTGATTCTGCTGTGGAATAAGGAACTTCAGCCCAGTCAAGCTGTCCACCAACACTTCTCTAGAATCTACGCAGCTCATGCGCCAGAGCTCGATCGTTACGAGGATAAACCCACGCAGCTCAAAATTTTAGACAACTTGGGACAAATCGCACTTGATTCAGGCCACTTTGACAAGATAAGTCCTGGGTATGTCGAAGTTTCTGTAATCCATACAGCCGAACAATATTTAACGCTCTTGCAAACCTATTCGCCTTACCTCAAGTTAGAGTCGCAGCGGCGGGACGCCTTATTCCAAGAATTGCGAGGCTACATAGAAAGGCATTTGGATGGCCGCTTGCCACTATCACATCTGTCTGCTTTCCACATTGCTCAAAAGCGTTAG